In the Brassica napus cultivar Da-Ae chromosome A7, Da-Ae, whole genome shotgun sequence genome, one interval contains:
- the BNAA07G08040D gene encoding precursor of CEP14, translated as MAVRLVTIWLFIVLAVIIVASPSPVVSRKLLEMKKQENLTVREEEKSHMPHVTKTTTLTALPKGKIPNSTPSKKGHAAVSTVKLRSRHLSTVSRFLQSVPSPGVGH; from the coding sequence ATGGCCGTACGTTTAGTGACGATCTGGCTTTTCATAGTCTTAGCCGTCATCATCGTGGCCTCGCCGTCGCCTGTTGTTTCAAGAAAGCTGTTGGAGATGAAGAAACAAGAGAACTTGACGGTGAGAGAGGAAGAAAAGAGTCACATGCCTCACGTGACCAAAACCACTACCCTAACTGCTCTGCCAAAGGGCAAAATCCCAAACTCGACGCCGAGCAAAAAGGGTCATGCCGCCGTCTCCACCGTGAAACTCCGATCTCGACATCTCTCCACCGTTAGCCGGTTTCTTCAATCCGTTCCCAGTCCCGGTGTTGGTCATTGA
- the LOC111199445 gene encoding uncharacterized protein LOC111199445 isoform X2, translating to MVARGQKKRARQEKPHFLNPRHSKLSMVDSEALLYIIMLKLKIEALQRKAEVFKIIKREPLHQFQDVKVEKIGEKFQVKIKSLKGDDKLINILEAFEEMGLSVAQARASCQDTFVMEAIVVPQSKDKLWSVDDMTDTLVKALYPL from the exons ATGGTGGCTCGTGGACAAAAGAAGAGGGCACGCCAAGAGAAGCCTCATTTCCTTAATCCCAGACACTCTAAACtt AGCATGGTCGATAGCGAAGCTCTTTTATACATAATCATGCTCAAACTCAAAATAGAAGCTCTGCAAAGGAAAGCTGAAGTTTTCAAGATCATCAAAAGAGAACCTTTACACCAGTTTCAG GATGTAAAGGTGGAGAAGATTGGGGAAAAGTTCCAAGTAAAGATAAAAAGTCTAAAGGGAGACGATAAGCTTATTAACATTCTTGAAGCATTTGAAGAAATGGGGTTGAGTGTAGCTCAAGCAAGGGCTTCATGCCAAGATACATTTGTCATGGAAGCAATTGTTGTACCTCAATCCAAAGACAAGCTGTGGAGCGTAGATGATATGACCGATACTCTGGTTAAAGCACTTTACCCACTGTAA
- the LOC111199445 gene encoding uncharacterized protein LOC111199445 isoform X1: MVARGQKKRARQEKPHFLNPRHSKLSNHEQSMVDSEALLYIIMLKLKIEALQRKAEVFKIIKREPLHQFQDVKVEKIGEKFQVKIKSLKGDDKLINILEAFEEMGLSVAQARASCQDTFVMEAIVVPQSKDKLWSVDDMTDTLVKALYPL; this comes from the exons ATGGTGGCTCGTGGACAAAAGAAGAGGGCACGCCAAGAGAAGCCTCATTTCCTTAATCCCAGACACTCTAAACtt AGTAACCATGAACAGAGCATGGTCGATAGCGAAGCTCTTTTATACATAATCATGCTCAAACTCAAAATAGAAGCTCTGCAAAGGAAAGCTGAAGTTTTCAAGATCATCAAAAGAGAACCTTTACACCAGTTTCAG GATGTAAAGGTGGAGAAGATTGGGGAAAAGTTCCAAGTAAAGATAAAAAGTCTAAAGGGAGACGATAAGCTTATTAACATTCTTGAAGCATTTGAAGAAATGGGGTTGAGTGTAGCTCAAGCAAGGGCTTCATGCCAAGATACATTTGTCATGGAAGCAATTGTTGTACCTCAATCCAAAGACAAGCTGTGGAGCGTAGATGATATGACCGATACTCTGGTTAAAGCACTTTACCCACTGTAA